A segment of the Nomascus leucogenys isolate Asia chromosome 1a, Asia_NLE_v1, whole genome shotgun sequence genome:
aaaaggaaaagaaagaaatatttaatgacaaaataaatactcaaaatatgaagttaagttttaaaaagaacagaCTACAAAGTTATAGCTATGGGGTAAtacaaattatgtatttatgtatgtatatttgagTATAGGTACTAACATACatattaatacacacacatacgcacacacacactcatttacATTTCCCCACCCTTTGACTAAAAGTGCATACTTGAGAACACCATTTGTCAATAATAATACATCTATTTCTTCATCTCTGCAACTTGCTAGGCAAAAGATAATGTTAATCTAGACTTCTAgctgttaataaatattattttgcaaatcTTTGATTCAATATTAATGAGGATATGGGGAGGAAGTATTCATACTCTGCTGGTGGGtggaaacatttctattttttttttttttttttttttgagacagggtttctctcttgttgcccaggctggagggcagtgatgcaatctcggctcactgcaacctctgccttctggtttcaagcgattctcctgcctcagcctcctgagtagtgggaattacaggtgcctgccaccacgcctggctgatttttttgtatttttagtagagaaggggtttcaccatgctggccaggctggcctcgaactcctgagctcatgatctgcctgcctcagcctcccaaagtgctgggattacaggcgtgagccaccgtgcctggccagtggaTGGCAAAATTTCTATAGCTACTTTCAGGGGCAGTTTGATAGGCCTTGGGAGAAGCAATCCCAATTTTCAGGATCTGTCTTAGAGAAACAATTTGCATATGTGCCCAAGTCCATATATACACATTACAGcattgtttgttattttaaaaaaaagaatgtatgtgCTCATCAACCAGGAAATGGATAAATATGATGTATCCATACCAGAAAATAttatatagcaatgaaaaataatgaaagtttgAAAGACTGACATAGGAAgattttaaacattcattttttaatcaaatagaAGGGGGAAAATAATATGTAgagtattatattatttttgcaaaagtaaaagagaaagtattattatatataatcctATGTTATAAGTGTTATGATgaaaatgcacagaagaaaaagtACCCTTGAATAAACTTtaggaaatgatttaaaaaaaaaaagatactcaacatatTGATAATGTGGTTACATTTGGAGGAGACACTGGGTTTGATGGGAACATGGTCAAAGGGGATTTTAACATTcttaatactttcattttttcaaaaataatgtatattaatttGGAACTATATATTAGTTtggaaataaactttttaaaaattcaaattgctTTCTGAATGCACTAAGTGTTGCTTTAAAGACtatatggaatttttttaaaaactaagaccAAGTACTTTACATAATAAATAGATAGTATGCCCACAAGGCTATCTATTTCTGAATTACCTAATCTTTGCATAGTGAACATAGCAACTTCAGCCAAATTTACAGTTAGTTTAACTACTGACCAACTTAGACTTATTATATTAATCTCATGAGTAAGGAAATTAAGTTCCAAACAGATGAGAGTGTTCAAGTGAAAAAATATTCGCATTTACACGGTCAATTTTTACTGTTTAAACCGTTTGGAATCTAGTGGATCAGAGTGTCACTTTCAGTTGTAACAGACTTCATCACATCAGAAATTGTACTCGTTTTCATCCTTTTAAGGAAGTTCAGACCCAGGAAAATTTCCATAGTACCTTAATGAAAAAGATAGGTAGGTCATGAATAACTGAAATATTATACTTTACCCAATCTTACAATTTCTTCCCTTCATTTTAATAAGTATTAACTATCGTTAACCATCACATAATGCTTTTCCCTCATAAATAAGGTCTTTTGCAGTGAAagtattattaataattcatAGGCCGGGcctggtagctcacgcctgtaatcccagcactttgggaggccaaggtgggtggatcgtgaggtccagagatcaagatcatcctggccaacatggtgaaaccctgtctttactaaaaatacaaaaattagccaggtgttgtggcatacgcctgtaatccagctacttgggaggctgaggcaggagaatcgcttgaacctgggaggccaaagttgcagtgagctgagatcacgccattgcactccactctggcaacagagtgagactccatctcaaaaataataataataataataataattcataaaGGAGCATGAACGAATATGTGTATTTTCCTTTTGGCCAATAGTTAAAAGGATTTCTAACAGGATATTATTCTAGAAATACCATCTATTTCACTTCATATTTTTGTATGAAACCATTATAATTCTGAGGAAAAAGTGAAGAGAGAAGGTGATATTTGgtaataaaataacttaaaatgttctggaactagaagTTTTAtgggtttatatttatttttttacagtctcactctgtcccccaggctagagtgcagtggcctcatctcagctcactgcaacctttgcatcctggattcaagcgattcttgtgcctcagcctcccaagtagctgggattgcaggcacccacaaccacacctggctaattttcttatttttagtagagacggggtttcaccatgttgggcaggctggtcttgaactcctgacctcaggcaatcttcccaccttggcatcccaaagcgttgggaatacaggcgtgagtcactgcgcccagccatatgGTGacttttttataaagacaggtagcttatttttcctccttcacaaaataaacttatttatattGTCTTAATGAAATCAATAAAACTTAAACAgtcctttccctttttaaaatagctaacaTAAATGTGTAACTTTATCACTTCCCCAGAAATCAGTGGGACGTGTCTTTCCTTTCATCTCCTTTTTGGCTTGGAAATCAGAATGAGAAGGATTGTCTTTGCTGGTGTTATCTTATGCTGCCTCTTAGGTGGTAAGTCATTAGGAAAGCATAAgttaaaaggatagaaaattattaagaaattgtAGGGCCgagcgtggtagctcacacctgtaatcccaacactttgggaggctgaggcgggcggatcacgaggtcaggagatcgagaccatcctggctaacacggtgaaaccccgtctctactaaaaatacaaaaaattagctgggcacaatggcgggtgcctgtagtcccagctacttgggaggctgaggcaggagaatggcacgaatccgggaggcagagcttgcagtgagtcaagatcgcaccactgtactccagcctgggcgacagagcgagactccgactcaaaaaaaaaaaaaaaaaaaaattgtagaattgCCATATGACTAAGTGGAGAGTGACCTTAAATAAGGGAATCTGAAAAGTACTGCTGTAGAAGCCAccttctcttgctctttcttctaGATGTACTCTTGGTAACCACATTCTGACTCTAACAGACTCTGCCTGCTAACTTCTGGGTTCTATCTCTGGGTGCTTATAGCATGGCCTGAGTAAGGACTCAATTAATAATAAGagctcacatttattgagcacttatatATTCAGGTTCTGTTCtaaacatttcattattattattaataattcattGAATTCTCATGATCTTTAAGTTAGGTGctgttatttctcattttatagatgaggaaattgagctgAGAGGTGGTGGACCACACATTGCTATTAATATCACTGAGCTAGAACTAACCAAACTGGTCCAGAAGCCCTTATAAGCATGGCAAAGGAAGTGAATTAATCATAACAAAAGCAGCATAGATTGGAGACTTGATATCAAATACTGCAGTCACCAACTCACATTCATAAAGTTTCTGGCCACCTAATATAAATGAGGGAAGCCAGCTAGCTACACAAGAGGAAAGGCTCTTCTAAGGAAGGGCAGCTGGTATGCAGCTGCAGATGTTTGCTGCCGCAGAGAAAGTGGAGCCCAAGACTGCCAAATCTCCTGATTCTTCAGGAGAAGCGAGAAACCCAGATTCTTAGGATAACtctcccaatttttaaatgttgacaacTAACACAATTTTTGAAAACTCTATGCAAGTTAAACACACCACATCTGGAACACAAGACCACCAGTCTCTGGCATCTGCTTCCTACGCTACCCTCATTACTAAATGCAGTGCACAATGGAGTTCTGATTACCCCTTGCAGAGAGGGAGGGCAGCAAGAAATTCAAATTGTACAGCTTAGGTCTCTGCTGCATTTGAAGTCCTCATACTGTTTCCTATAACGAATGTGAAAGGAAGCATATGAATCCATgaaaaatcataagaaaacatCTTCAGTGTCTTGGGTGTCATAAGAAAATGATTCAGGGGTTGCATTAATTTTGCTGGACATAAGAAAGAGGTataggcaaaagaagaaaattcagcaTAAAGAGAAATTTTGTTGTTGGTACTTACCTGGTTTGCAGGACTGCCCATGAAGTAAGGGgtggttattttaaaagatcacatCATCAtgatttatatgtttaaatatacatatatatgaattataggccgggtgcagtggctcatgtctgtaatctcgaCACTTTGGGATGGCCAaggggagtggatcacctgaggtcaggagttcaagaccagcctggccaacgtggtgaaaccccatctctactgaaaaatacaaaaattagccaggaatggtggcatgcgcctgtagtcctagctactcgggaggctgagacaggagaatcgcttgaacccatgaggaagaggtttcagtgagcagagattgcaccactgtactccagcctgggcaacacagcgagactccatctcctccccaccaccaccccccaaaaatatatatatatatacacacatatatatatgaattatagtatgcatttaaataattatatatataatagatctTTCTCAGCTAATAAAGTAATAAAGAGAATAGCACACTTCAGAATTAAACACTTaaggaaataattcattttacaTCTAACCTAAAGCATTAAACTTAGTGGCCAAATTGGAATATATTATATAGTAGATATGTTAATAAAATCAACAGTAAATGTTCAAACCAAAACAgactggaagaaagaaaatgggatcCAGGAACATATTTATAAGTAAGCAGAAAACTGAACAATGACAGCGAAAAGGCCTAAAGTTAAGGAGTCATCTTCGGACATAGTGAAGCATGTCAGGGTCAAGGTTTCAGGAAGAAGAAGGCTATGGTTGTTGGGTGTGGAATCAGAGAGACAGTctgagagagggggagagaaacTGGAACAGATCTCACCCAGGAAACCAGTCCAGGGGCCTTGGGCAAGAAGGACAGTGATCTGATATCACATGAGCTCTCCACCTCAGGGGGCCTCTTGGCACCAAAGGTCTGAGTAACGTGATGAGTCTCTAAGGGCAAGTTGTGAGATTGAATGATCACAAATTCAGGAGGAAAACTTACTCCAGGATGACCTGAAGAAACAGCAGGCCTAGTATTCCAGGCAGGCAATTGATCCTGATCCAAGAAGAACCAAGACCTCCAGTATGAAGAGAGTGATCAGAAGGTTTGGGATATGCAAAAGGTAGGGAGCTCCAAGGAGGTAGTGTGCTTGCTAAGAGCAGGGACTTAGATTCCAACAGACTATTTTTCACTCTTTCTTCCACTTACCCAAGCTATtaaggcctcagttttcttttatgtGAAATGCAGACATCTATAATACCTACCTGAAATGTATACTTTGGGAAATAATTGGGCTTATGAATGTAAATGGCTTAGTAGAGTGCTTGATATAAGctccattctttaaaaatatttgttggttggccaggtgtggtggatcacgcctgtaatcccagcactttgggaggctgaggcgggtggatcagatctgaggtcgggagttcaagaccagcctgaccaacatggagaaaccccgtctctactaaaaacacaaaattagctgggcgtggtggtacatgcctgtaatcctagctactcgggaggctgaggcaggagaattgcttgaacccaggaggcagaggttgcggtgagccaagatcatgccattgcactccagcctgggcaacaagagtgaaactctgtctcaaaaaaaaaattgttgattgATCACTGATTATGAATGGAAAGTCTGTCATGCTTAGTGGCAGAACCAATGTGAAATTTCCGAAGTGTCTTTAGATGAGGTTGAGCCTGGGGAAAATCATCAACAAAGGTTAATTAGCCTCATCAGCCAGactgttttctattaaaaatgttctCTTCTATCTCCCAATATGGCAGAGGGAGATATAAAACACATTGCAGAAAACATCTGGTAAACCCTTCTTTGGGGCCATCAATGAATAGGAGTGACATGGCAGTGGTCATGATATAGTGGAAGATGGAAACTGTGAGCACTCAGAGAAATTCTGGCTCAATTTCAAAAGAATCTTTTAACAATCTGAGCTGTTTTTAATGGTGATCAGTTCTCTATCACTGGCCAAAGCTCCCTGCAGAAGCTATAAGAAAGGTCCCTAaggctggccgcggtggctcacgcctgtaatcctagcactttgggaggctgaggcaggtggattgactgagctcaggagttcgagaccagcctgggcaacacggtgaaaccccatctctactaaaatacaaaaaattagctgggcgtggtggcgggcgcctgtagtcccagctactcgggaagctgaggcaggagaattgcttgaacccgaggggtggaggttgcagtgagattagattgcaccactgcactccaacctggacaaaagagcaagactctgtctctaaaaaaaaagaaagatccctgaattggaagaatcaacgATTCACAAACATTGGTCTAGACATTGATAGCTAAATCATATCCCCTCAGCTATTTCTACAGATCTAAAATACAAATTCTCAAGCCCCACCTTCCATAGATTCTAACTCAGGTTTTTGGGGGCTCTGGGAATCTGTGAGTTTATTTAATCTGCTTAAATAAATCTGATGCACAGTagaatttggaaaacaatctTCTAGATAATGTCTTCCAACCTTATCAATATTGACCAGTTCAAGAATCTCTGGGCTATTtctatataaacaaaatgaataacaTTTTCAAGCCACTAAATTTGAGTATGGAAGATAACCAATATGTAAACATTAATGAagcaataaatattcatgaagaaTTGACTATATATAATATGCTACCTTAGGCACTGAAATTAAGCCCTAACAGTGAATATGTGGCTGAAATTAAATTTTCTGGTAAAATAAATTTGGTGTGATTTAATTAAGCACTGAGGAACTGAATGAATTTTAACCAACTAAGTTGTTTAGACGACCTGGGCTCCTGACTGATTACCATAGTTCAAGGTGCTTCAATTCATAAATACAGCATACGCTTCGAAATTTCCCTCAttaaattctcaaaataaaaaataattttagcccggtgcagaggctcacacctgtaatctcagcactctgggaggccaaggcgggtggatcacctgaggtaggagtttgagaccagcctggccaatatggtgaaaccccgtctctactaaaaatacaaaaaattagccgggcattgtggcatgcacctgtaatcccagctactcaggaggttgaggccggagaatcgcttgaacccgggaggtggaggttgcagtgagccgagatcacgccattgctctccagcctgggcaacaagagtgaaattgcatctcaaaaaataataataataatttacgttaggttttagaatttttaaaatattgcttactTCCTGGGCAcaatggcccacacctgtaatcccagcactttgggaggccaaagcagagagaccagcctgggcaacatagcgaaaccccgtctccccactaaacatacaaaaagctgGACACggtgggtgtgtgcctgtagtcccagctacttgggaggctgaagtgggaggatcactcacttgagcccgggaagtggaggttgcagtgagccgagattgtgccactgcactccagcctgggtaacaggagtgcaacactgtctcaaaaaaaaaaaagtgtatatatatatatatatatatatatatatatacacatttgcaGAGCATACAATCTTTCAATCCCCTTCCATGGATGTCTTTTAGACCTGGGAACCTGCCAGACAAAACCTGGTCAGTACTGTAAAGAAGAGGTCCACATTCAAGGTAAGTTTtgacactttaaaaattttaattaaaataagcaCAGGGTGCTTATCACAACAAACTTTCATATGCCGGATGCTACACTAAGGGCTTTGCCAGGGCTACATTACAccaacaaaacaatgaaaagagcTGGATGGATCCTGtcactatccccattttaaagatgagatatCTGAGACACAAACGATTAAGTAATTTGCACAGTCACATAGCTAATGAGTCTTATAGACAAGATTCAAATGTGAGTACTTTGACTCCAGAGCACACCTTCCTAATAATCTATATACTGTCTCATTCACACCACTCACATACTCACAAAAAAGCAATACACAATTTTCAGAGCCCTTCTAAACTTGGGCCCTGTGCACCAGTTGCATGCCCGTGAAACTGGCCTtctccaaaacataaaaaaaaatataataaaatatatataacaaaatatatatatttaataaaatatatatttaatatataacataaaatatatatttaataaaatatatatttaatatatataacataaaattatatataacaaaaatatatatatataaagtcaaaaatcactactttatttttttgatctctcttccttcctctttttctctcttttatctatcactactttctcatttttctgccCCTGTACTTGGAGATGTTGGAGGTTTGATTTGCAGAGCATGCAATCTTTCAATCCCCTTCCATGGATGTCTTTTAGACCTGGGAACCTGCCAGGCAAAACCTGGTCAGTACTGTATAGAAGAGGTCCACATTCAAGGTAAGTTTtgacactttaaaaattttaattaaaataagcaCAGGGAAAATGCTTATCACAACAAACTTTCATATGCCAGATGCTACACTAAGGGCTTTGCCAGGGCTACGTTACAccaacaaaacaatgaaaagagcTGGATGGATCCTGtcactatccccattttaaagatgagatatCTGAGACATGAACGATCATGTAATTTGCACAGTCACATAGCTAATGAGTCTTATAGACAAGATTCAAATGTGAGTACTTTGACTCCATAGCACACCTTCCTAATAATCTATATACTGTCTCATTCACACCACTCACATACTCACAAAAAAGTAATACACAATTTTCAGAGCCCTTCTAAACTTGGGCCCTGTGCACCAGTTGCATGCCTGTGAAACTGGCCTTCTCCAAAacataaaaatccaaataatGAAACATTGTTAGAAAATACTGGGAAACATTTTAAGTTTGAAAGAATGGaggttagctaggcatggtaacACACACCTgtagcagtcccagctactggggaggccaggcgggaggatcacctgagcccaggaggttgaggccgcaatgagctgtgatcacgccactgcactctagcctgaacaatggagtgagaccatgtctcaaagaaagaaagaaagaaagaaagaaagaaagaaagaaagaaagaaagaaagaaagaaagaaaaggaaaggaaagaaggaaagagaaagaaacagagaaagagagaaagaggaaggaaggcaggaaggcagaaaggaaggaaggaaagaagggaggctCTTTAACATCCAAAATCCagaccgggcacagtgactcatgcctataatcctagcactttagaaggcagaggtgggtggattgcttgaactcaggagttcaagaccaacttgggcaacatggtgaagccctgtctctgcaaaaaaaaaaaatacaaaaattagtcggacatggTGGCTTGCATCACCATGTT
Coding sequences within it:
- the C1AH9orf57 gene encoding uncharacterized protein C9orf57 homolog isoform X3, whose product is MKKIDLGTCQTKPGQYCKEEVHIQDVGGLICRACNLSIPFHGCLLDLGTCQAKPGQYCIEEVHIQGGIEWYSTKGCTKNTSECFKRTLFKRTLFKGILKLHELVTTRCCNHSLCNF
- the C1AH9orf57 gene encoding uncharacterized protein C9orf57 homolog isoform X2 → MRRIVFAGVILCCLLGVLLAYNLSIPFHGCLLDLGTCQTKPGQYCKEEVHIQDVGGLICRACNLSIPFHGCLLDLGTCQAKPGQYCIEEVHIQGGIEWYSTKGCTKNTSECFKRTLFKRTLFKGILKLHELVTTRCCNHSLCNF